A genomic region of Desulfosarcina ovata subsp. ovata contains the following coding sequences:
- a CDS encoding IS4 family transposase: MAWRLLSETCAKTVDYLKKILHSEDFVNRHKKSQKDFTRNRKLPFQTLFLYLINFIKGSYQDELDHFHKALFRLDVPVAMVTKMALCLARKKLKSSTFIEFNRHLLEFFYDNYKSVKTWHGFNLLAIDGSTLKLFKYEEIRKHFGIMKPKNGPPCPMARVSQMFDVLNKITIEAFIKPYCIGERELLRDHMLNLLPNDLLLLDRGYPAYWVFNLILSQGGNFCARISKRWKIVQSFIESGLDQDIVDINASHQSIKECSEMGLDTAPLRLRLIRIELDSGEIEVLITSLTDEGKYPKEIFKDLYHKRWPVETDYLFMKERIEIGNFSGESELSVYQDFHAKVFAKNLATILASPAQADIELESMEKKYDYQLNMTQMFSKSKDTLFLLFERPPEIVLKLIQSLHELFKAATEPIRPGRKFKREHKVSKREHHMQYKPCR; encoded by the coding sequence TTGGCATGGAGACTGCTTTCCGAAACCTGTGCCAAAACCGTTGATTATCTAAAAAAAATTCTTCACTCAGAGGACTTTGTCAATCGGCACAAAAAGTCCCAAAAAGATTTTACACGAAACAGAAAATTACCATTTCAAACGCTTTTTCTCTATCTCATTAACTTCATCAAAGGATCATATCAAGATGAACTGGACCACTTTCATAAGGCGCTATTCAGATTGGATGTCCCTGTTGCAATGGTTACAAAAATGGCGCTTTGTTTGGCTCGTAAAAAACTCAAGTCGTCCACTTTTATAGAATTCAACCGCCATCTTCTGGAGTTTTTCTATGACAATTACAAAAGCGTCAAAACATGGCATGGTTTCAATTTGCTTGCGATAGATGGATCGACTCTAAAGCTTTTCAAATACGAAGAAATACGGAAGCATTTCGGCATAATGAAGCCCAAGAACGGCCCTCCGTGCCCCATGGCCCGTGTTTCACAAATGTTTGATGTCTTGAATAAAATTACCATCGAAGCTTTTATAAAACCATACTGCATCGGCGAGAGAGAACTATTGCGGGATCATATGCTCAACTTACTCCCAAACGACCTTCTCTTGTTGGACCGTGGTTATCCAGCTTATTGGGTTTTTAACCTCATTCTCTCTCAAGGTGGAAACTTTTGCGCCAGGATTTCAAAAAGATGGAAAATTGTTCAATCCTTCATCGAATCCGGCCTTGATCAGGATATTGTTGACATAAATGCTTCGCATCAATCCATCAAAGAATGCTCGGAAATGGGCTTGGACACAGCGCCGCTTCGCTTGCGCCTAATACGCATAGAACTTGATTCAGGCGAAATTGAAGTTTTGATCACCTCTCTTACCGATGAGGGAAAATATCCGAAGGAAATTTTCAAAGACCTGTATCACAAGCGCTGGCCAGTAGAAACAGATTACCTTTTTATGAAAGAGCGTATTGAAATCGGAAACTTTTCAGGCGAATCCGAATTGTCTGTCTATCAAGACTTTCATGCAAAGGTATTCGCAAAAAATCTTGCTACGATCCTTGCCTCTCCTGCACAGGCAGATATAGAACTCGAAAGCATGGAGAAAAAGTACGATTATCAATTAAACATGACGCAAATGTTTTCAAAATCCAAAGATACGCTTTTTTTGCTTTTTGAAAGACCTCCCGAGATTGTATTAAAATTGATCCAAAGCCTTCATGAATTATTTAAAGCTGCAACAGAGCCTATCAGGCCGGGACGAAAATTTAAGCGTGAGCACAAGGTCTCTAAGCGTGAACATCACATGCAATACAAGCCTTGTCGTTAA
- a CDS encoding methyl-accepting chemotaxis protein encodes MTLTSYREQNNGQSPTVNTIIGQLDSSTVALQYHYIKANPHPLGSKDALDRANDRSRYSQLHAQYHPIIRSYLQKFGYYDIFLVNPDTGKIVYSVFKELDFATSLTNGPYAGTHFGELFRKANAANSADTVVFADFKQYFPSYEAPAGFVASPIFSGGRKIGVLMFQFPIDKLKKIMQERAGMGKSGETYLVGQDRLMRSDSYLDPENHSVIESFRHPDKGKVDTEASRAALEGRTEEQIIIDYNGNPVLSAYTPLEFEGLNWALLAEIDEAEAFAAINALQWVALIVGAIGIAAIVGVALFVTRAIVGPVQGVVANLTDLAEGEGDLTTRLSVATKDEIGDLAQRFNEFMGKLHAMIKDVTTGVQTLSSSSTELSAISQQMSASAEQTSGKSETVAAAAEEMSVNMSSVSAAMEQSSTNSGMVASAAEEMTATINEIAKNAEKARVISDQAVSQTKDAGERMTTLGKAAQSIGKVTEAITEISEQTNLLALNATIEAARAGEAGKGFAVVANEIKDLAKQTSDATLDIKQQIEGIQGSTNGTIEAINQIGTVIDTVNEIVATIATAVEEQSISTKEIAENIAQISQGVGEVNENVAQSSSVAGEITQSIGEVNQSAGEMASSSSQVRLSAEDLSQLAEKLNIMVRRFKI; translated from the coding sequence ATGACATTGACCTCTTATCGGGAACAGAACAACGGGCAATCGCCAACAGTCAACACCATTATCGGCCAACTCGACAGTAGTACAGTGGCCCTTCAGTACCATTATATCAAGGCGAACCCTCACCCGTTAGGTTCCAAGGATGCCCTGGATCGTGCAAATGACAGATCCCGGTATAGTCAGCTTCATGCGCAGTACCATCCGATCATTCGAAGCTATCTACAGAAATTCGGCTACTACGATATTTTTCTGGTAAACCCGGATACCGGGAAGATAGTTTACTCGGTGTTCAAGGAGCTTGATTTTGCAACATCATTGACCAACGGGCCTTATGCCGGTACCCATTTCGGCGAGCTCTTCCGTAAGGCCAATGCCGCCAACTCCGCCGATACGGTAGTCTTCGCCGATTTCAAACAATATTTTCCTTCTTACGAGGCGCCAGCCGGTTTTGTGGCATCGCCAATATTCAGCGGGGGACGAAAGATCGGTGTCCTGATGTTTCAGTTTCCGATCGATAAATTGAAAAAGATAATGCAGGAACGGGCCGGCATGGGCAAAAGCGGTGAGACCTATCTGGTTGGCCAGGATCGGTTGATGCGATCGGATTCCTATTTAGACCCGGAAAACCATTCTGTGATAGAATCATTTCGTCATCCGGACAAAGGGAAGGTGGATACCGAAGCCTCCCGGGCTGCTTTGGAGGGCAGGACCGAAGAGCAGATCATCATCGACTATAACGGCAACCCGGTTCTTTCCGCTTATACGCCACTGGAATTCGAAGGCCTGAACTGGGCATTGCTGGCCGAAATCGACGAGGCCGAGGCGTTTGCCGCGATCAACGCCCTTCAATGGGTGGCCCTCATCGTCGGCGCTATCGGCATTGCAGCCATCGTTGGCGTCGCCTTGTTCGTGACTCGGGCCATTGTAGGGCCGGTGCAGGGGGTGGTTGCCAACCTCACCGATCTAGCCGAGGGCGAGGGGGATCTGACTACTCGTTTGTCAGTTGCCACAAAGGATGAAATTGGTGACCTGGCCCAACGCTTCAATGAATTTATGGGCAAACTGCACGCCATGATCAAGGATGTCACCACTGGCGTACAGACGTTGTCCTCCTCTTCCACGGAATTGTCGGCGATTTCCCAGCAGATGTCGGCCAGCGCCGAGCAAACATCGGGCAAATCCGAAACCGTGGCTGCAGCAGCAGAGGAAATGAGTGTCAATATGAGCTCGGTGTCTGCTGCCATGGAGCAATCCAGCACCAACAGCGGTATGGTGGCTTCGGCCGCCGAAGAGATGACCGCAACCATCAATGAAATAGCGAAAAACGCCGAAAAAGCCAGGGTGATTTCTGATCAGGCGGTTTCCCAGACCAAAGATGCCGGGGAACGGATGACGACCCTGGGCAAAGCTGCCCAAAGCATCGGCAAAGTCACCGAGGCGATCACCGAGATTTCCGAACAGACCAATTTATTGGCGCTCAATGCAACCATCGAAGCGGCCCGAGCCGGCGAGGCCGGAAAAGGATTCGCCGTAGTCGCCAACGAGATCAAGGATTTGGCCAAGCAGACCTCCGACGCTACCTTGGACATCAAACAGCAAATCGAGGGCATCCAGGGATCCACTAATGGCACGATCGAGGCCATCAATCAGATCGGCACGGTGATTGATACGGTCAATGAAATCGTCGCCACCATCGCGACCGCTGTGGAAGAACAATCCATTTCCACCAAGGAGATCGCCGAAAACATAGCTCAAATTTCACAGGGTGTCGGCGAAGTTAATGAAAATGTCGCCCAGAGTTCAAGCGTCGCGGGTGAAATCACACAATCGATCGGCGAGGTCAATCAGTCCGCTGGTGAAATGGCAAGCAGCAGTTCGCAGGTTCGCCTGAGTGCCGAAGACCTCTCCCAACTGGCCGAAAAGCTCAATATTATGGTGAGGCGGTTTAAAATATAG
- a CDS encoding TolC family protein, whose product MVYRILLGCAAFIFFIMPTLCIPPASTSAQTTLEQRDGKIIKTATLEACIQTALQNNHRRPASRYAVKMAEAQHRQALAAYWPQVNLQAGYQRMDESQNFLFPASEMAMPMGGSIPVTIPGVGTVPASSFSVPEQDVKLMDEDSYRASLEATWLLYDGGMRKGYREQTGGLVKAMEQESRRTDLEIVDSVKRFYYGAVLAARLHQIGMDTLARMEATLDLTEAMYKEGSGRVKKTDFLDNKVMVESIRAMVALLEKNELMARAALANTMGMSWKESVIPVDMELPYRPISMHLDSLVSTAYRFSPDWAKVDAGLLAAEGAARTAKSGYFPKLALTGELFKWWNDYDAGMATDRNKEGWNIGVGVEFQLFNGFLTKGKVDAARARIAKIKAEQILLKEGIGLQIKDTFLALNAAQKAYQATHDAMTAALESRDLNTRAYRNELVETEDVITAQLMEALMSAQHYKTCYEHVALLSQLDLVVGAEVLKTIEK is encoded by the coding sequence ATGGTGTATCGAATTTTGCTGGGTTGTGCGGCGTTCATTTTTTTTATCATGCCAACCCTTTGTATCCCGCCGGCTTCGACTTCGGCACAAACGACATTGGAACAACGGGACGGTAAGATCATAAAGACGGCGACACTGGAAGCGTGCATTCAAACAGCGCTTCAAAACAACCACCGTCGTCCGGCCTCACGCTATGCCGTGAAGATGGCCGAGGCGCAGCACCGCCAAGCCCTTGCCGCGTACTGGCCCCAGGTGAATCTGCAGGCGGGATATCAGCGTATGGATGAGTCCCAGAATTTCCTTTTCCCCGCCTCGGAGATGGCAATGCCCATGGGGGGCAGCATTCCCGTTACGATTCCGGGAGTGGGAACGGTTCCCGCCAGTTCATTTTCCGTTCCCGAGCAGGATGTGAAACTGATGGACGAAGACTCCTACAGGGCGTCCCTGGAAGCGACGTGGCTTTTGTACGACGGGGGAATGCGGAAGGGGTATCGGGAACAGACCGGGGGGCTGGTAAAAGCGATGGAACAGGAATCCCGCCGCACTGACCTGGAAATTGTGGACAGCGTCAAGCGTTTCTATTATGGCGCGGTGCTGGCGGCGCGGCTGCACCAGATAGGAATGGACACCCTGGCACGGATGGAGGCGACCCTCGATCTCACCGAGGCGATGTATAAGGAGGGCAGCGGCAGAGTCAAGAAGACCGACTTTCTTGACAACAAGGTGATGGTGGAATCGATTCGCGCCATGGTGGCCCTGCTGGAGAAAAATGAACTGATGGCCAGGGCCGCGCTGGCGAACACCATGGGGATGTCCTGGAAGGAAAGCGTGATCCCTGTTGATATGGAACTGCCCTATAGGCCTATTTCCATGCACCTGGACAGCCTGGTGAGCACTGCCTACCGGTTCAGTCCGGACTGGGCCAAGGTGGATGCCGGTCTTCTGGCCGCCGAAGGTGCTGCGCGCACCGCCAAAAGCGGATACTTCCCGAAGCTTGCCCTGACCGGGGAATTATTCAAATGGTGGAACGATTATGATGCCGGTATGGCAACCGACCGCAACAAGGAAGGCTGGAATATCGGTGTCGGGGTTGAATTTCAGCTCTTCAACGGCTTTTTGACCAAGGGCAAGGTGGATGCAGCAAGGGCTCGGATAGCCAAAATCAAAGCGGAGCAAATTTTGCTCAAGGAAGGAATCGGCCTGCAGATCAAAGACACGTTCCTGGCGCTCAATGCGGCTCAGAAAGCCTACCAGGCCACCCACGATGCCATGACCGCGGCATTGGAAAGCCGAGATTTAAATACCCGGGCCTACCGGAACGAACTGGTGGAAACCGAGGACGTCATCACGGCCCAATTGATGGAGGCGCTGATGTCCGCCCAACATTATAAAACCTGCTACGAGCATGTGGCCCTTCTATCGCAGTTGGACCTTGTGGTCGGGGCTGAAGTACTCAAAACGATTGAAAAATGA
- a CDS encoding PhnD/SsuA/transferrin family substrate-binding protein, translating to MGGEMGLTQVDVRLFPRHVNELRAAVDEYRPDGISVTVPEYLDIGLKVPEVYIAANENGPAISYVVIVGKETGISSPEDLSGRKLVIGKDRRMDLARPWLQTLMTDKTGKPHQSTFQTPKVVENPSKAILQVFFRQADAALVVSEAFDLACELNPQLRKKLRVVAESPPFITALFVFPHRVDRTQKTNKLKHAILNLYSSPNGRQVLTVFKSSQIKRYPVSVLDSTIQFVEHYRRVVTGTSPLETRP from the coding sequence GTGGGCGGGGAGATGGGCCTGACTCAAGTCGACGTGCGCCTTTTTCCACGTCATGTTAATGAATTACGCGCGGCCGTGGATGAATACCGGCCGGATGGAATCTCCGTAACCGTACCGGAGTACTTAGACATCGGTCTGAAGGTGCCGGAGGTATACATCGCCGCTAACGAAAATGGCCCCGCCATTTCCTATGTTGTCATTGTGGGAAAAGAAACCGGTATTTCGAGCCCGGAAGATCTTTCCGGGCGCAAGCTGGTGATAGGCAAAGACCGGCGAATGGATCTGGCCCGTCCCTGGTTGCAGACGCTGATGACGGACAAAACTGGAAAACCGCACCAATCGACATTCCAGACGCCGAAGGTTGTGGAGAATCCTTCGAAGGCAATTCTTCAGGTGTTTTTTCGCCAGGCCGATGCAGCGCTGGTCGTCTCCGAAGCCTTCGACCTTGCGTGTGAACTCAATCCCCAACTGCGAAAAAAGCTAAGGGTGGTGGCGGAGTCGCCGCCTTTTATTACCGCCCTTTTTGTCTTCCCCCATAGGGTTGATCGGACTCAAAAAACGAACAAGCTGAAACATGCGATCCTGAATCTGTATTCCAGCCCTAACGGCAGGCAGGTACTGACCGTTTTTAAGAGCAGCCAGATAAAAAGATATCCCGTATCGGTTCTCGACAGCACGATTCAATTTGTCGAACATTACCGACGCGTGGTGACCGGAACATCGCCATTGGAGACTCGGCCTTGA